From the Danio aesculapii chromosome 9, fDanAes4.1, whole genome shotgun sequence genome, one window contains:
- the LOC130234923 gene encoding taste receptor type 2 member 60, producing MEPWLYALISSPLCLTGMVFNLLFFFCLMRPVSGVTLRNPLRFLLIVVLVNSTFQYLVIAVTIIMLLFDYIFWLETVTRALIYQFFCGNFLCNAWISIFYYISIVPQHHAIFVWIKRNIKAILYGGFILNQIVLTFSISTGAVMYFFLGPVPVNFTALELNSTALAQTLEADMFLFHVANFSYLLYCTCPLVTLIVSWGKTFLYLREHMKKMGQSGESFSQPQQKSQMRVTVTGMVQAALFLPSSLWTVAAALLYITGLFEEVDPSRFITMTFCSLSSLGNLLCFGFSQSVFRHGIVSVIKKLKG from the coding sequence ATGGAGCCATGGCTGTACGCTTTAATCTCCAGTCCCCTCTGCCTCACAGGCATGGTTTTCAACCTCCTCTTCTTTTTCTGCCTCATGCGGCCAGTCTCCGGAGTGACGCTTCGTAATCCACTGCGCTTCTTGTTAATTGTTGTGCTAGTCAATTCAACATTTCAATATCTAGTTATAGCCGTGACCATTATTATGCttctttttgattacattttctGGCTGGAAACGGTTACCAGAGCTCTGATTTATCAATTCTTCTGCGGCAACTTTTTGTGCAATGCCTGGATCAGCATTTTCTACTACATATCAATTGTTCCTCAACATCATGCCATCTTTGTCTGGATTAAGAGGAATATTAAAGCCATTTTATATGGTGGCTTCATTCTAAATCAGATAGTTCTTACGTTTTCTATATCTACGGGGGCAGTGATGTATTTTTTTCTCGGGCCCGTCCCGGTTAATTTTACTGCACTTGAACTGAACTCAACAGCACTAGCACAAACCTTAGAAGCAGACATGTTTTTGTTTCATGTGGCAAATTTTTCATATTTGCTATATTGCACCTGCCCGTTGGTCACACTGATAGTCTCTTGGGGCAAAACTTTTCTTTATCTGCGTGAACATATGAAAAAGATGGGACAGAGCGGCGAATCTTTTTCCCAGCCCCAGCAGAAGAGCCAGATGCGGGTCACAGTGACAGGGATGGTGCAGGCGGCCCTGTTCCTGCCCAGTAGCCTGTGGACAGTAGCAGCTGCTCTTCTCTACATTACAGGCCTCTTTGAAGAGGTGGATCCCAGCAGGTTTATCACAATGACTTTCTGCTCACTGTCCAGCTTGGGAAATCTTCTGTGTTTCGGATTCTCCCAGTCTGTGTTTCGACATGGGattgtaagtgtgattaaaaagcTAAAAGGTTGA